One Deinococcus grandis genomic region harbors:
- a CDS encoding type II secretion system protein — protein sequence MQPRGFTLIWVLIVLVILAAVSGAMLQSANTSDRTARAVARGTLIRIQEQNTLTYSQRLLEANSGALLRSLPAASSHATEDLKSQLQRQVDEWCTRNVDGSGNQIRIYFSSTACGMGLPEGQTAPTLQLKSTGTNLWAMEAEFLLVAGPPSRPTIRRGTLNARYGAPPASAYALLSGGDTTLDSRVRIQGDAHVDGHLTLRGTVDLSGTLSTSNCQVVTAGCVGAAEVTLADTRTNVMSILPTPAHPAELTGTLSVGQAGETAGMSTPSLSGLTIVASTVDLGVLASGEQYIRACVSFFSCTTYLGTTDGSLREGSVRNATLISGWNGAIGITPAGSEVVIRPVNPDAPSVARSLSLVVTGAAKVDGNLTYTQTSCSVDSCTSDLSTDALSIQASRVTVTTRTVRTHATVITDQFLVTAPLTLFGSLIGAPTGVSAQLYIQGDARARTGLAPVGVPRLAARWRAATVTVDQ from the coding sequence ATGCAACCGAGAGGCTTTACCCTCATCTGGGTCCTGATCGTCCTTGTGATCCTGGCCGCCGTCAGCGGCGCCATGCTGCAATCCGCCAACACCAGTGACCGGACCGCACGCGCGGTCGCGCGGGGAACCCTCATTCGTATCCAGGAACAGAACACCCTGACCTACAGTCAGCGCCTCCTGGAAGCCAATTCAGGCGCACTCCTCCGGTCCCTTCCGGCCGCGAGTTCACATGCGACTGAAGACCTCAAGAGCCAATTGCAACGCCAGGTCGATGAGTGGTGCACCCGGAACGTGGACGGGAGCGGCAACCAGATTCGAATCTACTTCTCCTCCACGGCGTGCGGTATGGGGCTACCCGAAGGACAGACAGCTCCAACCCTCCAGTTGAAAAGCACGGGCACGAACTTATGGGCCATGGAAGCTGAATTCCTCCTTGTGGCCGGACCGCCGAGCCGCCCCACCATTCGCCGAGGCACACTCAATGCGCGCTATGGTGCGCCCCCTGCCAGTGCGTACGCCCTGCTGAGCGGCGGCGACACCACGCTCGATTCGCGCGTCCGCATCCAGGGTGACGCGCACGTCGATGGCCACCTGACGCTGCGGGGTACGGTGGATCTCAGTGGAACCCTCAGCACCAGCAACTGTCAGGTCGTCACGGCTGGCTGTGTCGGCGCCGCTGAAGTCACGCTTGCCGACACCCGCACCAACGTCATGTCCATCCTCCCCACGCCCGCCCACCCGGCTGAACTCACCGGCACCCTCAGCGTGGGTCAGGCGGGAGAGACGGCCGGGATGAGCACGCCCAGCCTGTCAGGCCTCACGATCGTGGCCAGCACCGTCGACCTCGGTGTCCTGGCGAGTGGTGAGCAGTACATCCGAGCCTGCGTGTCGTTCTTCTCCTGCACGACGTACCTCGGGACGACAGATGGCTCCCTGCGTGAAGGAAGCGTGCGGAATGCCACCCTCATTTCAGGGTGGAACGGCGCGATCGGCATCACGCCCGCAGGGTCGGAAGTCGTGATCCGTCCCGTCAACCCTGACGCGCCGAGCGTGGCGCGCTCACTCAGCCTCGTCGTGACGGGGGCCGCGAAGGTGGACGGGAACCTCACGTACACGCAGACCAGTTGCTCAGTCGACTCCTGCACGTCAGACCTGTCCACGGACGCACTGTCCATTCAGGCCTCCAGGGTGACCGTGACAACTCGCACCGTGCGGACCCACGCGACAGTCATCACGGATCAGTTCCTCGTGACAGCCCCGTTAACCCTGTTCGGATCGCTGATCGGTGCACCGACCGGGGTCAGCGCGCAGCTGTACATCCAGGGCGATGCCAGAGCCCGCACGGGTCTCGCGCCAGTCGGTGTGCCCCGGCTGGCTGCACGGTGGCGCGCAGCCACGGTCACGGTGGACCAATGA
- a CDS encoding prepilin-type N-terminal cleavage/methylation domain-containing protein, translating into MIKSTPPPTRGFTLIEVLVAVTIAVLVVGFVAAILPRATSASAEQAQTVRATTRVSAVTQILVEQFNDGGFAGFATGTSSTLTAVFTTGASTTVPLQRDFATASTIYVPGLRATVGSQVLLVTSSGISKVATVTAMPSTGVFTLDCQPGLPTTGTVVAYPARTLTLALQDGTIRRTTNGVTSSLGSSEGVSFSYLYEETPSGRLIRDPAGAPANRVAAGTLVGLVPVSVDPRADRAAAVPLQVSRIRRMLGCTESAAITPNEGRLNVTISGLPTGATPDVSLSGPDAAVNGQRPTSSQSYQPVQRGTYAMTARQVSAGGRTYVPEIRGSPATLLNTWGQIYMATTYREARGTITANVTGLPTGGQGTITLTGPDAQTISVSNGSRAVDVAAGTYSVSAPAVTISGVTYTPTVPSSITVTNNGNVTLPVNYTAPTGGTLVINVIGLPTGGMADITYYYLATGATSKQTSGSGTVTFSGLPAGNYVVSGSNWLTYATTNVIANLPAGGTQYVTLNYGIEAIEPSDPPSTPPPPVLPGDPPSPPASPPPTEPPPASPPPAEPPPSGGGGGGGGGGGGPPQCFYDGHGDGSCGF; encoded by the coding sequence ATGATCAAATCCACCCCCCCACCCACACGCGGCTTCACCCTCATCGAGGTCCTGGTTGCCGTCACGATCGCAGTCCTGGTCGTGGGCTTCGTCGCCGCCATCCTCCCTCGCGCGACCAGTGCCTCCGCCGAACAGGCCCAAACAGTGCGCGCCACGACCCGCGTGAGTGCCGTCACCCAGATCCTCGTCGAGCAATTCAACGATGGGGGCTTCGCCGGCTTCGCCACGGGCACCAGTTCCACACTCACCGCCGTGTTCACGACAGGCGCTTCAACTACTGTGCCCCTCCAGCGCGACTTCGCCACGGCCTCGACCATCTACGTGCCCGGCCTGCGGGCCACCGTAGGCAGTCAGGTCCTGCTCGTCACCTCATCCGGCATCAGCAAGGTCGCAACCGTGACAGCCATGCCGAGCACGGGCGTATTCACGCTCGACTGCCAGCCGGGCCTACCGACCACCGGCACGGTCGTGGCCTACCCGGCGCGCACGCTCACCCTGGCCCTCCAGGACGGCACCATCCGCCGCACCACCAACGGCGTCACGAGCAGCCTGGGCAGCAGTGAAGGCGTCTCGTTCTCGTACCTGTACGAGGAGACCCCGTCCGGCCGCCTCATCCGCGATCCAGCAGGCGCTCCTGCGAACCGCGTAGCCGCCGGCACACTCGTCGGCCTCGTTCCCGTCAGTGTCGATCCCCGAGCTGATCGCGCAGCCGCTGTCCCCCTCCAGGTGTCTAGGATCCGCCGCATGCTGGGATGCACCGAATCGGCCGCCATCACCCCGAACGAAGGCCGCCTGAACGTCACCATCTCCGGCCTCCCCACCGGCGCCACACCCGACGTGAGCCTGAGCGGCCCGGACGCCGCCGTCAACGGACAGCGCCCCACATCCAGCCAGAGCTACCAGCCCGTCCAGCGCGGCACGTACGCCATGACCGCACGGCAGGTCAGCGCGGGCGGCCGCACGTACGTCCCAGAAATCCGCGGGTCACCCGCCACGCTCCTGAACACCTGGGGCCAGATCTACATGGCCACCACGTACCGCGAAGCCCGGGGCACCATCACCGCCAACGTCACTGGCCTCCCCACCGGCGGCCAGGGCACCATCACCCTGACCGGGCCGGACGCACAGACCATCAGCGTCTCGAACGGCAGCAGGGCCGTCGACGTCGCCGCGGGAACGTACAGCGTGTCTGCACCCGCCGTCACCATCAGCGGCGTCACCTACACACCGACCGTCCCCTCCTCGATCACCGTCACCAATAACGGCAACGTCACGCTCCCCGTGAACTACACCGCGCCGACTGGCGGAACGCTGGTCATCAATGTGATCGGCCTCCCTACCGGGGGCATGGCCGACATCACCTACTACTACCTGGCAACCGGCGCGACATCGAAGCAAACGTCAGGTAGCGGGACCGTCACCTTCTCGGGCCTTCCAGCAGGCAACTACGTCGTGTCTGGCAGCAATTGGCTGACGTACGCCACAACCAACGTCATTGCGAACCTTCCGGCAGGTGGAACGCAATACGTCACGTTGAACTACGGCATAGAAGCTATCGAACCAAGTGATCCACCCAGCACACCACCTCCCCCAGTACTACCTGGTGACCCTCCATCGCCTCCCGCATCCCCACCACCCACCGAACCACCTCCTGCGTCCCCACCTCCTGCGGAACCGCCTCCTTCCGGTGGCGGTGGCGGTGGCGGCGGTGGTGGCGGCGGCCCACCTCAGTGCTTCTATGACGGGCACGGCGACGGATCGTGCGGTTTTTAA
- a CDS encoding VOC family protein — translation MILGLDHVQVNAPRGHEEDARAFFGAFLGLEELQKPEALRGNGGVWFALPDGRQIHTGVTAAFVPSEKGHVCLFCNDLDAVLVRAEQFGVVCSLDTRLPLRRLYCSDPWGNRTEIVEGRHTQ, via the coding sequence ATGATTCTGGGTCTAGACCACGTGCAAGTGAACGCCCCTCGCGGACATGAGGAAGATGCTCGCGCGTTCTTCGGTGCTTTCCTGGGACTGGAAGAGCTGCAAAAGCCCGAGGCCTTGCGGGGGAATGGAGGCGTGTGGTTCGCACTGCCCGATGGCCGGCAGATCCATACCGGCGTGACAGCGGCGTTCGTACCCAGTGAGAAGGGACACGTCTGTCTGTTCTGCAACGACTTGGATGCGGTACTTGTTCGCGCTGAGCAGTTCGGGGTTGTCTGTAGCCTGGACACCCGTCTGCCCTTACGGCGGCTTTACTGCTCCGATCCCTGGGGAAACCGCACGGAAATTGTCGAGGGACGCCACACCCAATAG
- a CDS encoding bifunctional DNA primase/polymerase, which yields MAALLDEALACLARGCSILPVHAGNDRDKDPHSALLIRTGYHRPDPENHARLRASWKPLQTAAPSAETVTAWFANTQNVGMALVTGRISGRIVIDFDGDEGRAYAHSLGIRPHVRTGGGYHWHLRAPEWRVGNLVGKSTHGAPDCVDVRGDGGNAILPPTVTRKGPYVYLRDPADLDTLDDLPLTLREALRLVPPLPAPPPMTGPLPRGDDRYPSGRILDWALQKVQDGTLGGRNDTGYHLAWALYNNGYSHAEVLQVGQTYVSHVGHQHPDGRGAPYTLDEYRASMRTAYAAPRGEPWGYSSTDARPTPQTATQALEDVYTQLPPEDQARAAHLVAREWAATGRPIEDTIRYLRLIGHDAAPKTARAAYIAHERREAMPGSLDTFLRARRVRYGRST from the coding sequence ATGGCAGCGCTGCTTGATGAAGCCCTCGCGTGCCTGGCACGGGGGTGCTCTATCCTCCCCGTGCACGCAGGCAATGACCGGGACAAGGATCCACACAGTGCCCTGTTGATCCGCACGGGCTACCACCGTCCTGACCCGGAGAACCACGCCCGTCTCCGGGCCAGCTGGAAGCCCCTCCAGACTGCCGCCCCCTCCGCAGAAACCGTCACGGCGTGGTTCGCCAACACGCAGAACGTCGGGATGGCACTCGTGACCGGCCGCATCAGTGGCCGGATCGTCATTGACTTCGACGGTGACGAGGGCCGCGCGTACGCCCACTCGCTGGGTATCCGGCCGCACGTCCGCACGGGCGGCGGCTATCACTGGCACTTGCGGGCACCCGAGTGGCGCGTCGGGAATCTGGTCGGGAAGTCCACCCACGGCGCGCCCGACTGCGTCGACGTCCGGGGCGACGGCGGGAATGCCATCCTGCCGCCGACCGTGACCCGCAAGGGGCCTTATGTGTACCTCCGGGACCCGGCGGACCTCGACACGCTCGACGACTTGCCCCTGACCCTGCGCGAAGCGCTCCGCCTGGTGCCGCCACTCCCGGCGCCACCACCGATGACCGGTCCTCTCCCCCGCGGCGACGACCGATACCCCAGCGGCCGCATCCTGGACTGGGCCCTCCAGAAAGTTCAGGACGGGACGCTCGGCGGCCGGAACGACACGGGGTATCACCTTGCGTGGGCGCTGTACAACAACGGGTACAGCCACGCGGAAGTGCTCCAGGTCGGCCAGACGTACGTCAGCCACGTCGGCCATCAGCACCCGGATGGGCGGGGCGCGCCGTACACCCTGGACGAGTACCGCGCGAGCATGCGCACCGCGTACGCCGCACCACGCGGTGAGCCGTGGGGGTACAGCAGCACAGATGCCCGGCCGACGCCACAGACCGCAACCCAGGCCCTGGAGGACGTGTACACCCAACTCCCACCCGAAGATCAAGCGCGGGCGGCGCACCTTGTCGCGCGCGAGTGGGCGGCCACTGGACGGCCCATCGAGGACACCATCCGGTACCTGCGCTTGATCGGCCATGACGCGGCCCCGAAGACCGCTCGCGCGGCCTACATCGCACATGAGCGCCGTGAGGCTATGCCTGGTTCCCTGGATACCTTCCTCCGCGCCCGGCGGGTGCGGTACGGGAGGAGCACTTGA
- a CDS encoding MalT transcriptional regulator family protein, giving the protein MPNRPHILTDLRNPATTVVTLVAGNGYGKSTHLVALSTDPGHLYIRLSDADPDPISIARVIARALPSHPGNQLPYELSRSTVTERAAAAALRHDLNLHAPLTLLLDDAETLNNDGRRFFTNLLPQLSGIRWIVASTTPEDFPTRTLRLRNVPTQLITDRELALSTDEMRNMGLTDAQMELTQGWPAAVSLITLGDDPRVVAQELLLTVPDTIIPSLRRASLLPTWRTLDPVNTALNLTEGWLATALSYGVPCTRLDNDAWVPHPIVREELRLQLRVLPSEYASAQQAIAGALETHQPMAAVEAYLASGAGTEARALLERMLPTLRSAEQLSAALPLFQRASPEPGSPLHVAYAQACFEAGALVRGLSMAEQALGAGADPASTHALIGQFRYRTGNYELAVQHLQAAITSSTQAPPYALLAQLSLVYAQHAQQLTGDAAREYAQKADEAAYTVLATGDLTEELGSAMVLARVARTLACAVLGARQAGRESARLAREAAEVLTPSLDVLTALHQLARYWADDGDLDTAAELLALAVSMDTAQRDTALQVAVTRARLYLRHGDADSCAHYATQAAAIAEELHHQPALREALILLAATAVLPVGDATSIRLQRLRDRLGHERDVHTALAYLDQAFLNPNRRVTGSRLALPLELRALLLVAALRSQTLDITLSSELDFLYRRLGAGVINSYGQLLKVAIPPLLPGMNHRQTLEVAILRPMPEIRVNGTVLDLQPVLVLPMIILAQRGELAVSAAQDVYAPDYRGKPEQNHYKLKTAFKAATGHTAPLGSERGSLTLSGWHVRSDLNALSECPFQDLLRLYRAPVYARHDPTPALTDLRDEARRILAQRLAQWSRVDPDAAEAARVELCTRDPLLISLSRPAGALAP; this is encoded by the coding sequence ATGCCAAACCGTCCACACATCCTCACCGACCTGCGTAATCCAGCGACCACCGTCGTCACCCTCGTGGCCGGCAACGGGTATGGCAAATCGACCCATCTGGTCGCCCTCAGTACCGATCCAGGGCACCTCTACATCCGGTTGAGCGATGCCGACCCTGACCCGATCAGCATCGCCCGGGTCATTGCTCGCGCACTCCCGTCCCACCCGGGCAATCAGCTCCCATACGAGCTCTCCCGGAGCACCGTGACTGAACGCGCGGCAGCGGCCGCCTTGCGGCACGACCTGAACCTGCACGCGCCCCTCACGCTCCTGCTCGACGACGCCGAAACGCTGAACAACGACGGCCGCCGCTTCTTCACCAACCTGCTTCCTCAACTCTCTGGCATCCGCTGGATCGTGGCCAGCACCACGCCAGAGGACTTCCCCACCCGCACCCTGCGCCTACGCAATGTGCCCACCCAACTGATCACAGACCGCGAACTTGCCCTGAGCACGGACGAGATGCGCAACATGGGCCTGACTGACGCGCAGATGGAATTAACGCAGGGTTGGCCCGCCGCCGTCTCGCTGATCACCCTGGGTGACGACCCCCGCGTGGTCGCCCAGGAGCTGCTCCTGACCGTGCCGGACACGATTATCCCGTCTCTCCGCCGCGCGAGCCTGCTGCCGACCTGGCGCACCCTTGATCCAGTCAACACGGCCTTGAACCTCACGGAAGGGTGGCTTGCGACGGCCCTGTCGTATGGCGTGCCCTGTACTCGCCTCGACAACGACGCGTGGGTGCCGCACCCCATCGTGCGGGAAGAGCTGCGCCTGCAACTGCGAGTCCTGCCGTCGGAGTACGCCAGCGCCCAACAGGCGATCGCTGGGGCACTCGAGACACACCAGCCTATGGCGGCCGTCGAAGCGTACCTGGCCAGCGGCGCCGGTACGGAGGCCCGGGCACTCCTCGAGCGGATGCTGCCGACCCTGCGGAGCGCAGAACAGCTGTCGGCGGCCCTCCCGCTCTTCCAGCGGGCCTCACCTGAACCTGGCTCACCCCTGCACGTCGCATACGCCCAGGCGTGCTTCGAAGCAGGCGCCCTGGTCCGCGGACTCAGCATGGCCGAACAAGCCCTTGGGGCCGGCGCCGACCCCGCCAGCACACACGCCTTGATCGGCCAATTCCGGTACCGCACCGGGAACTACGAGCTCGCCGTCCAGCACCTGCAGGCCGCTATCACGTCCTCCACCCAGGCGCCGCCCTACGCGCTCCTCGCGCAGCTCAGCCTGGTGTACGCGCAGCATGCCCAGCAGCTCACAGGGGACGCTGCTCGCGAGTACGCGCAGAAAGCGGACGAGGCCGCCTATACCGTCCTGGCGACCGGGGACCTGACAGAGGAGCTGGGCAGCGCCATGGTCCTGGCCCGTGTCGCCCGTACCCTGGCGTGCGCGGTCCTGGGTGCCCGCCAGGCGGGCCGTGAAAGTGCCCGTCTCGCCCGGGAGGCCGCTGAGGTCCTGACGCCCAGCCTGGACGTCCTGACGGCCCTGCACCAGCTGGCCCGGTACTGGGCGGATGACGGCGATCTGGATACCGCGGCCGAGCTCCTCGCCCTGGCCGTGTCCATGGATACGGCGCAGCGGGATACTGCGCTGCAGGTGGCGGTGACTCGGGCGCGCCTGTACCTGCGGCATGGTGATGCGGATTCCTGCGCGCACTACGCCACGCAGGCCGCGGCCATCGCGGAAGAGCTGCATCATCAGCCGGCGCTGCGCGAAGCGTTGATCCTGCTGGCTGCCACAGCCGTCCTGCCTGTCGGTGACGCGACGTCTATCCGCCTCCAGCGCCTGCGCGACCGTCTGGGTCATGAACGCGACGTCCACACGGCTCTGGCATACCTCGATCAGGCCTTCCTCAATCCCAATCGCCGAGTCACCGGCAGTCGGTTGGCGTTGCCCCTGGAACTCCGGGCACTGCTTTTGGTTGCCGCCCTCCGGTCGCAGACCCTCGACATCACGCTGTCCAGCGAACTGGACTTCCTGTACCGTCGGCTCGGCGCCGGTGTCATCAACAGTTACGGGCAGCTGTTGAAGGTGGCGATCCCCCCCCTGCTGCCGGGGATGAACCACCGGCAAACCCTGGAAGTAGCCATCCTCCGACCCATGCCGGAAATTCGCGTGAACGGGACAGTACTCGACTTGCAGCCCGTCCTGGTACTGCCCATGATCATCCTGGCTCAGCGCGGTGAACTGGCCGTCTCAGCCGCGCAGGACGTGTACGCCCCCGACTACCGCGGGAAGCCGGAACAGAATCACTACAAGCTGAAAACTGCGTTCAAGGCGGCCACGGGTCACACTGCGCCGCTCGGGTCCGAACGTGGCAGTCTGACCCTCTCCGGCTGGCACGTACGGAGTGATCTGAACGCGCTCAGCGAGTGTCCATTCCAGGATCTGCTGCGGCTGTACCGCGCCCCGGTGTACGCCCGACACGATCCGACACCAGCCCTGACGGATCTGCGGGATGAAGCCCGGCGGATCCTCGCGCAGCGGCTCGCGCAGTGGTCACGAGTCGACCCGGACGCCGCAGAGGCCGCCCGGGTCGAACTGTGCACGCGTGATCCGCTGCTGATCAGCCTGTCTCGTCCAGCGGGTGCGTTGGCACCGTGA
- a CDS encoding CAP domain-containing protein produces the protein MTGTVRISPNAEEVELLTLTNELRTKGTVNGQNFTAGSCVDGTFKKDTLQPLTFHGLLSYAARKHSTYLSEVGYDGHVELQSESPFFYAATRGDRLNRAYADHGLAPVGITPGEVLATGYTRPNATAALRDWMASPSHCKILMWESTKFMGAGYAYAEPNTAANRWGHSWTMMFY, from the coding sequence GTGACCGGTACAGTCCGAATCAGTCCGAATGCTGAGGAAGTCGAGCTGCTCACCCTGACCAATGAGCTGCGTACCAAGGGGACAGTCAACGGTCAGAACTTCACGGCAGGCAGCTGTGTGGACGGCACTTTCAAAAAGGACACCCTCCAGCCTCTTACCTTCCATGGGCTGCTGTCTTACGCAGCACGCAAGCACAGCACTTACCTGTCTGAGGTTGGCTACGACGGGCATGTTGAGCTTCAATCAGAATCGCCATTTTTCTACGCAGCCACACGCGGCGACCGCCTGAACAGGGCTTACGCCGATCACGGACTTGCTCCAGTGGGTATCACGCCAGGTGAAGTGCTGGCAACTGGATATACGCGCCCCAACGCGACTGCCGCTCTGCGCGATTGGATGGCCAGCCCATCTCACTGCAAAATCCTGATGTGGGAATCGACTAAGTTTATGGGCGCTGGATACGCGTACGCTGAACCGAACACCGCCGCAAACCGGTGGGGTCACAGCTGGACGATGATGTTCTACTAA
- a CDS encoding GNAT family N-acetyltransferase, protein MHIREYTEADWPAVWSIFQDVVTTGDTFPYDPAWSADQAHAVWVQPPPYHTVVACEGAEILGTAHMGRNRPSPGAHVATASFMVAGEARGQGVGRALSEYALTWAREQGFAAMQFNAVVESNTAAVRLYQTLGFQVIGTVPQAFKHPRLGLVGLHVMHCFL, encoded by the coding sequence GTGCACATCCGCGAGTACACCGAGGCCGATTGGCCCGCCGTCTGGTCAATCTTTCAGGACGTCGTAACCACCGGTGACACCTTTCCGTATGACCCTGCTTGGTCAGCCGATCAGGCGCACGCTGTCTGGGTTCAGCCACCCCCGTACCACACTGTCGTCGCCTGTGAAGGTGCTGAAATCCTGGGCACCGCGCATATGGGGCGAAACCGTCCTAGTCCAGGAGCGCACGTCGCCACGGCAAGCTTTATGGTGGCTGGGGAGGCGCGCGGACAGGGCGTCGGGCGCGCACTGAGCGAGTACGCGCTGACCTGGGCTCGTGAGCAGGGGTTCGCTGCCATGCAGTTCAATGCGGTCGTAGAATCCAACACTGCCGCGGTGCGGCTGTATCAGACCCTTGGCTTTCAGGTGATTGGGACTGTGCCTCAGGCGTTCAAGCATCCGAGGCTCGGGCTCGTCGGCCTGCACGTCATGCACTGCTTCCTTTGA
- a CDS encoding C39 family peptidase: MPLVRQTFNACGPASITQVLEYYGIRVTQAAVSAQTRPTSRSYMTARAIVDYAPQVGMEARLFRGGSVQTVRSAIRNGLPLIVLQTQMIAGRSIPHWRVASGFDDARRLVYLMDPLLGYVTMPYADFERVWADHQGTFAVLYPPALRDVVRRAIG, from the coding sequence ATGCCCTTGGTACGCCAGACCTTCAACGCCTGTGGTCCTGCCAGTATCACGCAGGTCCTCGAGTACTACGGGATTCGGGTGACACAGGCGGCCGTCTCTGCTCAGACCCGCCCTACGTCCCGCTCGTATATGACCGCGCGCGCGATCGTCGATTACGCCCCACAGGTTGGGATGGAGGCGCGCCTGTTCCGTGGTGGCAGCGTTCAAACCGTTCGCTCGGCCATCCGGAATGGGCTGCCGCTGATCGTCCTGCAGACGCAGATGATCGCCGGGCGCAGCATCCCGCACTGGCGGGTTGCATCCGGATTCGACGACGCCCGCCGGCTGGTGTACCTCATGGATCCCCTGCTGGGGTACGTCACCATGCCCTACGCAGATTTCGAACGGGTCTGGGCGGATCATCAGGGCACCTTCGCGGTCCTGTACCCCCCCGCCCTGCGGGACGTGGTGCGCCGCGCCATCGGCTGA
- the ssb gene encoding single-stranded DNA-binding protein, producing the protein MNHVFLIGVLAREAELRYTPSGTAVFEATIAGEDHIIGSDGQPRKLPWYHRVSILGKPAEWQAERNLKAGDAVMVEGSVEYSQWDAPEGGKRSMVRVKAQRMEQLGYSPELIQDAGGGVRMSGGMNEVILIGNVTRDPELRYTPAGDAVLGLGLAVNETWNDRQGQKQEKTHWIDVTLWRELAERMKDLRKGDPVLVQGRLTNEAWTDRDGNKRNTTKVEASRVEALARGTTTQGSTPTRSAAPAPARQPVAAGASRSSSPAPTRPAPTHSGGLDIDQGLDDHFPPDEDLPF; encoded by the coding sequence ATGAATCACGTTTTCCTGATCGGCGTTCTCGCTCGCGAAGCTGAACTGCGCTACACCCCCAGCGGCACCGCCGTGTTCGAGGCCACCATCGCCGGTGAAGATCACATCATCGGCAGTGACGGCCAGCCCCGCAAGCTCCCCTGGTACCACCGCGTGTCCATCCTCGGCAAACCCGCCGAATGGCAGGCCGAACGCAACCTCAAGGCAGGCGATGCCGTGATGGTCGAAGGCAGCGTGGAGTACAGCCAGTGGGACGCACCGGAAGGCGGCAAGCGCAGCATGGTCCGCGTCAAAGCCCAGCGCATGGAGCAGCTCGGGTACTCGCCGGAACTCATTCAGGACGCCGGAGGCGGTGTGCGGATGAGTGGCGGCATGAACGAAGTCATCCTGATCGGCAACGTCACCCGTGACCCCGAACTCCGCTACACCCCCGCCGGCGACGCCGTGCTCGGACTCGGCCTGGCCGTGAATGAGACCTGGAACGACCGTCAGGGTCAGAAGCAGGAGAAAACCCACTGGATCGACGTCACGCTCTGGCGCGAACTTGCTGAACGCATGAAGGACCTCCGCAAAGGGGATCCCGTGCTCGTGCAGGGACGCCTCACCAACGAAGCCTGGACGGACCGCGACGGCAACAAGCGCAACACCACCAAGGTGGAAGCGTCCCGTGTCGAAGCGCTCGCCCGTGGCACCACCACGCAGGGCAGCACGCCGACCCGCAGTGCCGCGCCCGCCCCCGCACGTCAGCCTGTCGCCGCCGGAGCCTCCCGCTCCAGCAGCCCGGCCCCGACGCGCCCCGCCCCCACCCACTCGGGAGGACTCGACATCGATCAGGGACTGGATGATCACTTCCCGCCCGACGAGGACCTGCCTTTCTGA
- a CDS encoding type II secretion system protein: MRQGFTLIELLVVIAIIAVLAALLLPSYAGAINDTDRRAATLHAQAVRLALNTTLAGNPQLTTATWGTVTCTSARDITANGVTTPNGGNGWSDAPRGTSCVAVSETQRTYRVTVTLADGSTASAP; the protein is encoded by the coding sequence ATGCGCCAAGGATTCACACTGATCGAGTTACTGGTGGTGATCGCCATCATCGCGGTCCTCGCCGCCCTGCTGCTGCCCAGCTACGCGGGCGCGATAAACGACACCGACCGCAGGGCCGCCACCCTCCACGCCCAGGCTGTCCGCCTCGCCCTGAACACGACACTGGCAGGCAACCCTCAGCTGACCACGGCCACTTGGGGGACCGTGACCTGCACGTCGGCGCGCGACATCACCGCGAACGGCGTGACGACCCCAAATGGTGGAAACGGCTGGTCAGATGCCCCCCGCGGCACCTCCTGCGTCGCCGTGTCAGAGACGCAACGCACGTACCGGGTCACCGTTACTCTCGCCGACGGCTCCACCGCGAGTGCGCCGTGA
- a CDS encoding pilus assembly FimT family protein has protein sequence MNRAGFSMAEILVVIAITAILTAIGVTAMPKQNQDVTLDGLPSRFMAALESAHGQAMAERTAVTLAGTARELTVTTVDGTERVSFAPAQTAGTITIQPSGSTTGTVTLTLPNGTCSRYSLTMYGTSAAGMC, from the coding sequence GTGAACCGCGCCGGATTCAGCATGGCCGAGATCCTGGTCGTCATCGCCATCACGGCCATCCTCACCGCGATCGGCGTCACGGCCATGCCCAAGCAGAACCAGGACGTCACCCTGGACGGCCTGCCGAGCCGGTTCATGGCCGCCCTGGAAAGTGCTCACGGGCAGGCCATGGCCGAACGCACCGCCGTCACCCTCGCCGGGACGGCCCGGGAGCTCACCGTGACCACCGTCGACGGCACAGAACGCGTCTCCTTCGCCCCGGCACAGACGGCCGGCACCATTACCATCCAGCCCAGCGGCTCCACGACAGGCACCGTCACGCTCACGCTGCCCAACGGAACGTGCAGCCGGTACAGCCTCACCATGTACGGCACCAGTGCAGCAGGGATGTGCTGA